TGAGTTAGGAGAGCCATTATTGATGAAGAAAGGTCAGTTATGAGACTGCTATTGTCATCATTAACATAAGTTAATTTTGAAGGCCTAAATTAAGGGAGAGCAGTAGAAATGGAAAAGGCAAATGGATTCCAGAAATGTTAAGATAAAATCAGCAAACCTTGATTCTGATTAGATGTAGGGAATGAGTCAAGTCTGGGTTGAAGGAAATGTCTGAAGATGAGTTTGAAGTGCCCATGGGAGACATTCTTTTGAACACATCTAGAGCAGTTGGATATTTGAATTCAAACCTCAGGAAAGATCTAGCTGGAGGCAAATTTGGAAATCAGTGGATACAGGTGCTGGCTGAAGCTAAGGGCCTCGCAGAAGTGCCCATCCGAGAGACACTGTGGATGGTGAAAAGGGGGCAGATACCACAATTGATAGGGATGGTGGGAGAAGAAAGCCAAGGTGGGGCCAGAGAAGGTCGTGTCATTGTCACTTAAGCCAAGAGAGGAGGCATTGGTTAGCATTGGGAATCCTTGCAGAGCTCAGGGGAGATGAGCACTGAAACAGGGTAATAGTTTCAGGGGAGAGAAATGACTCCCATTTCCTCTGTGACATCAAACCTAAACTTTCACTAAttccactgcacctagcccactCCCTTCCTCATTACTCCCCAGTAGCCCTCTGCTCATAGACCTACCAGGAAGTCATACCATTcctatgctctttttttttttttgagacggagtcttgctctgtcacccaggctggagtacagtggccggatctcagctcactgcaagctctgcctcccaggttcatgccattctcctgcctcagcctcccgagtagctgggactacaggcgcctgccacctcgcccggctagttttttgtatttttttaagtagagacggggtttcaccgtgttagccaggatgatctccatcgcctaacctcgtgatccgcccgtctcggcctcccaaagtgctgggattacaggcttgggccaccgcgcctggccttcctATGCTCTTATTTTGCCTCTTTGCTAGAATGCCCCAGTTCTCACTTGTCTGAGCTCTATCCAGCCTTCCAGGGCTAACACAAGCCGACTTCCCCCCAAGGCTGCCCCAGCATACTCCGAGTGTGTTCTCTTCTATAGATCTATTTGTATTTCACTCTACTTTACACTTGATTATGTGTGTCATCTGGTGTTGGCTATTGATTCATGCATGAAGTTTGACTCTTCCAAGCTTCTTGAGGTAAAGGGTCTTATTGTATTCTTCTGCGGCTTTTGTAGCTTAGAATAGTGTTGAACAGATAATCCTCGCTCTGAAAAAGATTTCTGGTTGATCAAAATTATAAGACTTGAAATTATCCAGTTCATAAAAATTCTTGAGGAAGATTTAAATTTCAGCTGTCCAGGAGTTGGAGTGAACCCTGTACAAAGGAGATTGTTCTAAGGTAGAATCTTGGTCAGCTGATAGTCACATCAGGTTAGGTAGGAGGGCGTGGGAACAGAGGTCAGAAGTGAGGGAGGGGCTCTTTACTCAGTGCAGCCACATGGAAGGCTGGGAGGATTCAACATCATGATGACAGTATGTGGTTTCCTCTAAAACGGGCTCAAACTTTGCAACTCGTCCTTTGAATCATGGAAGCATTGCCCATTCCTGCTTGGTGAAAGTGAGGCCTAAGAGGGAGGGGGGCAGACCCCACTTCACAGTGGCTTCTGAAGTTAATGAGGATAAAAGAATTATAACTCATGGTACCATTTTTGTAGCTGTGTTAGCTGCTCTCAAAGGGAGAATTTCATGGCAGGGGAAGAGGTGGTTGCTAAGGAAATgacaaagaggggaaaaaagaaaaacaacccaaaCCCTCTTTCTGACCACAAGTTtagaagttttctttcctttttttttttttttttttgaggcagagtttcgcttttgttgcccaggctggcgtgcaatggcgtgatcttggctcactgcaacccccacctcctgggttcaagtgattctcctgagtagttgggattacaggagcctgccaacacacccagctaattttttgtatttttagcagagacagggtttcactatattggccaggctggtctcaaactcctgacctcaggtgatccgcccaccttggcctcccaaagtgctgggattacaggtgtgagccactgcgcccaaccttaGAATTTTTCACGACCTCGCACTACCAAAGGGAAATTTAAGTCCTTTGTTGctgttcttgtttttgagacaaagtctcgctttgtcacccaggctgcagtgcagtggcacgatctcggctcactgcaacctcctcctcctcggttcaagtgattctcctgccttagccttcgtagtagctgggattatacgcaccggccaccatgcccagctaatttttgtatttttagtagagatggtgtttcaacatgttggtcaggctggtcccgaactcctgacctcaagcagtccactcgcctcggcctcccaaagtgctgggattacaggcatgagccactgcccttggCTGGGAAATTTAAGTCCTTTTTACCCTCAGATGACAGATCTTTGCGACCCTCTCATTCCTGAGAGAGGTAAGGAATCATATTCTGAGTTACAGGCCATGGTATTTGTATACCTGGACTCTCAGATTCCTTTGTGGGTATTGAGTTACAcactccaggaggtggagctgttAAGAAGACCCTGAGATCTCGGTGGCTGCATTTTAAATATCTCATTTGTAAGGGAAATGATGATTCTGCCAATTTATTTCCCCTGTGCACCTTTTCTGTTGAAGTTAAAGTTAATATCCTTTTGGACTTGTACCTCTCTGCTTCTTAGTTCTATAAATCTCTtcctagttttattttctgtaagagTGAAGTAGAAATAATTTCCAGAAAAGAACTTATCAACATAAAGTCATGAGGGAGGCTGGTGATGTGAGAACTAGAAGGAACTGTCAGAGCTCTGCAGTCTTGGTCTTCTGCAGACCAACAATAAGGCAGTATCATGTTCTGTCCTTTCTCCCTCAGAACAGATAGATATGCCAGTTCTCAGATCTGAATTGTGCTCTCTTCCGATCACTAAACTACTAAAACCCTAAGTTTTAGTCTTTAGAAATTCAGTTGAGTTGTCAGTTTATAAGAACCTGCTATGTGATGGATATGCTATTTTAAGGATATGAAAATAAGTAGGAATTGTGTGGTTATATATTATTTAACTCTGGATGCAAGAATCGTCTGATTGGTTTGGGTTGCCAAAGATGAGAGAAATAGCCTTGATTTTAGACAGCATGCAGACAGGGCTACTGGGAGCATCTTTGGGGATTCCTTCTTGTATAGCTTTATAACCCCAGTGACTCACTTTGATTTCTCCCAGCCATAAAATCAGACTGGTAATGTCATCTGGTTTGCTCTCTACTTCACAAGAGGGTAGTAGAAGATTATATCTAAACAATAGAGCACTTTAATTCCCCAGAACTCCAACAAGCCCAGCACCTCCAGATTATATGTTGCTAACAGCAACAGGACAACTTGAGAAATTATCCCACGTCCCGGGCCCATTCCTGTAGTTCGTCCACCAAGGTCAGTTGGAGAAACCTCCATCCAGAACTGAACTCTCAGGCACTCGGATCCCTCTGCTGGCTGATAGCAGAAGCACTgcttagctttttcttttctttttgtttttaaatgaattcagGTATTCTAAttagcattttctttctctctcccacactccctctttctgtgtttctctttctGGCCGACTCTGTAATCCTTAATACATTTCTCTTGGTGTCTTTAATTCCTACATTGAGCATGAGTTCATAGCTCATTCCTGGTAGAAGACCACTGTCTGATGGGTGCTGGCTAAATGAATGCCTCAATACAGGGTTATAGGGGCTACCATAGAAATACGTTCAAGGTATGGAGGGGACATTAGGCCCTGACCTCATGAATGATTCCTGCATCTCATATCAGTGATGGTCATAATAATGGCAAGTACTTATGCAGACTTGGAACCAAGCACTTTGTTAAACACATTACAGGCATTATGTCACATAGTTCTTTTTCAGCCCTGTAAGGGAGCTTCTCTGTTGTTTACTCCACAGATAACAAAGCTCAGGCTGGATTCATGCAGCTTGTTGATGGTGGGGCTCAGGATGTGCGCTCAGGTCTCTCTGGCACCAATGTCATAACTGCAAACTACAGTGACCTCAGATGCTCCAGGCTTTCCAAGCCCTTATCTTGGCAGAAGTTCTTTGACCTTGCTCTCTGCCTACAAGTCTCTTCCGCCTTTATCTTTTCTCAGgaattctgatttttcttcaaGATTCAGTTCAGGGTCACCTCGAGAGGGCTGTACCCCCATCCTTTCCCTGTTTTGGTTGTTTGCTGAGACCCCTGTGAACCAGTACTTGTCTCTAATGGAGCACTTATTGCACATTTTTGTGTTGATTCCCCTACATGTCTGTTTCCCCAGTAAACTTTGATCTCTTTGAAGGCAGGAAGTGTATCTTACCAGTCTTTGTATCCCTAGTACCTAGTACAGAGCCCAGCTCAtagcaataaaaatgacaataatactTCACATTTACTACGTACTTATCTTGGGCTGGGCAAAGTGCTAAGCACTTCATTTTTTAGACCCTCTCATTTAACTATCATACAACCCATATAATATATAGaattatgaagaaactgaggctgacagAATTctataacttgcccaaggtcaccccaGTAAGTGGCAAAACTGGAGCTTGACTCCAGGTCTCCCTGAActtctttacattttattaattttcatgcCCTACACTTTTTTACCTGATtaggtattttttctctttcaatgttGATTGAGATGTATGAGTAGGAATTACATTTTCTTTGCTAAAATTAGTAAGCACCTTGAACAGTACTTGCTGTATGTGCTCCAGTTGAGGGTCTTTGAAAGAAGGGGTGCATTTAGATAAAtcagatattgcatttttctgaagaaaaaagcTTGGGAAACATAATTACATAAGGTAACTAGAAATGCTCAAAATCTATTTCTTTACCTAGCAACTTCACATGAAATTTTGTAGcagttttatgaaatattttatgaaataattgcTGTATTCGTCTGTCACCGAGAAATGCAAGTGTAAGTTAAGCATTTCTGAAGCCTGAAATCACCGAGTACAGTTTTAATTACCCAAGAGAGGCAAATCTAAAGCTACTTGCTTTTCagagcataattttaaaaaatgaacaacagTCTTTGCAATTAGATTTTATGTTAAATTTAGGTCACATGTTAATTTTAACTGTTAGGATATCCTAGAATGTGCATTGTTCTTTACCAACCTAACTGATAAGTCAATTTGCCTGTCTTAAATATGAGGCTTAGTCAGTTGCTCACCTCATGTTTTCAAAGTACCAGTGAAATTAGTGGATAGTTTAAGATTAGGTAGGTGCTAAAGAAATACAGTCTATCATTAGCGATATCAAGATTTGTAATTCTTATATTTCAATACGATATTTCATGCTATTAAAGcctattacattttaatattgagAAAATCCCATATCCTTTAAAGGCTACCTTACTTATAGATATAATTAAATCTTGATAATCATTAAGTCATTGATATCACTAAATTATGTTAGGGTAGctaacatttccattttacaagatGTAACTTTGCCTCACACTAAGTGTAGTAAACATAGAATATtgggacaggccaggcatggtggcttacatctgtaattccagcacttttggagactgaggcgggcagataatttgagatgagaagttcgagaccagcctggccaacatggtgaaaccccatctctactaaaaacacaaaaattagctgggcatggtggtgcacgcctgtaataccagctacttgggaggctgaggcaggagaattgcttgaacccgggagacggaagttgcagtgaaccaagattgcgccactgcattccagctgggcgacagagcgagactctgtttcaaaaaaaaaaaaaacagcttcgggaggccgaggtgggcagatcacctgaggtcaggagtttgagaccagcctgaccaacatggagaaaccccatctctactaaaaatacaaaattagcaggcgtagtggcacatgcctgtaatcccagctacttgggaggctgaggcaggagaatcgcttgaactcggaaggtggaggttgtggtgagccaagatggcgccattgcattccagcctgggcagcaagagtgaaactctgtctcaaaaaaaagaaagaaagaaagaaaaaaaatatattgggaCAGTAAGAGATCTTGGTCCAACTCCATtattctacagatgaagaaaaggagGCTCAAAGAAGCTGTCTGCAGCTCCTTGCTTCCTCTACTGTACCAGAGAGCCACGTTCCATTAAAATAACCACAGATCCTAGccggcctggtggctcacgcctgtactaacacttggggaggctgaggagggaggactgcttgagcccaggagtttggaccCAGTCCAAACATAGCGACACACCCGTCTctacaacaacagcagcaacaaaaaattaTCCCGGCGTGTTGGCGAgcatctgtggtcctagctactctggaggattacttgagcccaggaattagaggttgcagtgaactgtgatcgtgtcactgcactctagcctgggcgacagaatgagatcccgtctcaaaagaaaagaaaacagccatAGTTCCTTGTCTATCTTAGCTGCATTCGTGTCTCACTGCCGCTTTgccaattttcctttcttttctgcagGTTGCATCCCCTGTCCTGAGTGCGTGGCACGGAGCGCAGGTGGGCCGCAGCCATGACGACCGCCATCTTGGAGCGCCTGAGCACCCTGTCGGTCAGCGGGCAGCAGCTGCGCCGCCTGCCCAAGATCCTGGAGGATGGGCTTCCCAAGATGCCTTGCACTGTCCCGGAAACGGATGTGCCCCAGCTCTTCCGGGAGCCTTACATCCGCACCGGCTACCGCCCCACGGGTCATGAGTGGCGCTACTACTTCTTCAGCCTCTTTCAGAAGCACAATGAGGTGGTCAACGTCTGGACCCATTTACTGGCAGCCCTGGCTGTCCTCTTGCGATTCTGGGCCTTTGCCGAGGCTGAGGCCTTGCCATGGGCGTCTACCCACTCCCTGCCCCTGCTCCTTTTCATCCTGTCGTCAATCACTTACCTCACCTGCAGCCTTCTGGCCCACCTGCTGCAGTCCAAGTCAGAGCTCTCCCACTACACCTTCTACTTTGTGGACTATGTTGGCGTGAGCGTTTACCAATATGGCAGCGCTTTGGCTCATTTCTTCTACAGCTCTGACCAGGCCTGGTATGAGCGGTTCTGGCTTTTCTTCTTGCCAGCAGCTGCCTTCTGTGGCTGGTTATCTTGTGCTGGCTGTTGCTATGCCAAATATCGTTACCGGAGGCCTTACCCAGTCATGAGGAAGATCTGTCAAGTGGTGCCGGCAGGGCTGGCCTTCATCCTAGACATCAGCCCCGTGGCACACCGTGTGGCGCTCTGCCACCTGGCTGGCTGCCAGGAGCAAGCAGCCTGGTACCACACCCTCCAGATCCTCTTCTTCCTGGTTAGCGCTTATTTCTTCTCCTGCCCAGTGCCTGAGAAGTACTTCCCGGGTTCCTGTGACATCGTAGGCCATGGGCATCAGATCTTCCATGCCTTTCTGTCCATCTGCACGCTCTCCCAGCTGGAGGCCATCCTCCTGGACTACCAGGGGCGGCAGGAGATCTTCCTGCAGCGCCATGGACCCCTATCTGTCCACATGGCCTgcctctccttcttctttctggCTGCCTGCAGTGCTGCCACCGCAGCCCTGCTGAGGCACAAAGTCAAGGCCAGACTGACCAAGAAAGATTCCTGAGGCTGGCAAGTGGGGCAGCGTGTGGAGGAAGCCCCTCATAATTTGGAGAAAACTTGATACAATAGAAGTTGACTTTGAAAGGATTGgcttttaaattaatacatatatCCAAGGATACGTTATAGCTGCAGTGTTTGAAAGCCAAAGGATTTAagagtttgttgttgttaatgaaaGGAATACTCCTTTTCCTTTTGGATCATAGCTTAACAAGGCACAGGAAGGGAAGGGATCTCTCATAAGATTCATGAGACATTGAAATAAGGAGAATCGTCTTCATGCCTGAAAATTTAGCAAAATTCTGACTATGGCCTCCAGGGGCAATTCCTAAAAGCTGAATGGATAATAAAATCGGACTGGAAAGTAAGTAGGTGGCTGGTCCTCACCCTGTTGGAATGGCTATCCTACTATGCTGTTCTTTGGTAATGGAATAAATTGACCCAAGGACCCAATTTCATTTGGATTTCAAATTGTCCAGAGTGGAAAAGCCTTCAAGATGACATAATTAATTACTCAGTTCATCTGATTTCTGGTCTCTCCTTTCTCGACAACTATAATACTAACTCTTTTCTCAGGATAACTGTCTACCTGGCAGTTTTCTCTGA
This genomic window from Chlorocebus sabaeus isolate Y175 chromosome 17, mChlSab1.0.hap1, whole genome shotgun sequence contains:
- the PAQR8 gene encoding membrane progestin receptor beta — encoded protein: MTTAILERLSTLSVSGQQLRRLPKILEDGLPKMPCTVPETDVPQLFREPYIRTGYRPTGHEWRYYFFSLFQKHNEVVNVWTHLLAALAVLLRFWAFAEAEALPWASTHSLPLLLFILSSITYLTCSLLAHLLQSKSELSHYTFYFVDYVGVSVYQYGSALAHFFYSSDQAWYERFWLFFLPAAAFCGWLSCAGCCYAKYRYRRPYPVMRKICQVVPAGLAFILDISPVAHRVALCHLAGCQEQAAWYHTLQILFFLVSAYFFSCPVPEKYFPGSCDIVGHGHQIFHAFLSICTLSQLEAILLDYQGRQEIFLQRHGPLSVHMACLSFFFLAACSAATAALLRHKVKARLTKKDS